DNA sequence from the Sulfurimonas sp. HSL3-1 genome:
GTCTGAAGGTCGGCCTGGGCGTACAGTATGACTTTACGCCCCGCCTCGGCGTTCGCGGTGAATGGGAAGGGTACCACATGGAGGAGGACGCCTCGAACTCCGGTCTCGATATGAGTCTCTGGTCCGTCGGTGTCGTCTACCGCTTCGGTGAAGATCCGAACGCACCTGTCCCGCCGCCGGAGCCGGAAAAAGTCGTCGTGGTCAAAGAGGTCCCGGTACCGGCCGAACCTGTTGTCGTCGAAAAAGTCGTCGAGAAAGAGGTCGTCAAAGAGGTCCCGTCCGAACCGGTCATTATCCGGAAGCCGGTCGAACGCGTCGTCCTGGCGACGGATGCGCTCTTCGACTTCAACAAGGCGACAGTCAAACCGGAAGGTAAAGCCGCGATCAGAGACCTCGTGCTGAAACTGCAAAAAGATGACAAGCTGATCGTGACGGGCCATACGGACAGCATCGGTTCCGAGCTGTACAACCTCAAACTGTCACAGCGCCGTGCCGACGCGGTCAAGAATGAACTCGTCATCAACGGCATCGGCGCCGACCGTATCGAAACGAAGGCCAAAGGGGAGAGCGATCCCGTCGCGACCAATGCGACCGATGAGGGGCGCGCGCAGAACCGCCGCGTTGAAATCGACATCATCGCTGCACCGAAAGAGCCGGGGGAAGAGATCACACCGCCGGCAGATGAAGTTACCCTCCCCGCAGGGGAAACGA
Encoded proteins:
- a CDS encoding OmpA family protein; the encoded protein is MRRYSLAAAALLLTTAAYADFPAKRIAFPGFYIGGNVGYAIGRVNETDTAEEACNGDPACTVINSTIDENAFGLKLFGGYLFNDYFAIEGGYFNLGELSFKHNTSTGETYKGTAKTQGLNADVVGHLPILEQLTVFGRLGVMYAEVSKDYSYSGGTLYVNGVAKDMSPSQWGAGLKVGLGVQYDFTPRLGVRGEWEGYHMEEDASNSGLDMSLWSVGVVYRFGEDPNAPVPPPEPEKVVVVKEVPVPAEPVVVEKVVEKEVVKEVPSEPVIIRKPVERVVLATDALFDFNKATVKPEGKAAIRDLVLKLQKDDKLIVTGHTDSIGSELYNLKLSQRRADAVKNELVINGIGADRIETKAKGESDPVATNATDEGRAQNRRVEIDIIAAPKEPGEEITPPADEVTLPAGETK